Proteins encoded by one window of Planifilum fulgidum:
- a CDS encoding AAA family ATPase, whose amino-acid sequence MIWGILAGALIGVLLFALYLGYDPLPLILLLVAAGAIVAYFRTRSGKGISLAGTERKHRDLSIPDISFDDIGGQERAKKELKEALDFLIHRKQIDSYGIRPIKGILLAGPPGTGKTLMAKAAARYTDSVFVSASGSEFVEMYVGVGAQRIRQLFREARRRAKRSGKKSGVVFIDEIDAIGGKREGGTQHREYDQTLNQLLTEMDGISSDQEIQLLVIAATNRKELLDPALLRPGRFDRHIEVDLPDKRARKQILQLHMRNKPLDEKVDLDKVAAETFGFSGAQLESLANEAAIYALRDGEKKIGPQHLSAAIDKVMMGEMTDRKATREERERVAVHELGHAIVAEIVQPGSVSRVSLSPRGQALGYVRQHPGEDRYLYTREEIEGRIMVCLAGAAAEREFYGNRSTGAQNDFQQAHRHVRTLIRTGLSDLGIVDPELMSKEKMHEESLRILKELEERTSRILSSHRRVMEQSLEILLSEEVLSGDEFRRLLRAQTPEKARI is encoded by the coding sequence ATGATTTGGGGAATTTTGGCCGGGGCGCTGATCGGAGTCCTCCTGTTTGCCCTGTATCTCGGTTATGACCCGCTTCCCCTCATCCTCCTTTTGGTCGCGGCAGGGGCGATCGTTGCCTATTTCCGCACCCGCTCGGGCAAAGGGATCAGTTTGGCGGGAACGGAGAGGAAGCATCGGGACCTCAGCATCCCGGACATTTCCTTTGACGATATCGGCGGGCAGGAGCGGGCCAAAAAGGAACTGAAGGAGGCCCTGGATTTCCTGATCCACCGGAAACAGATCGACTCCTACGGCATCCGGCCCATCAAGGGCATTCTGCTGGCGGGCCCGCCGGGCACCGGAAAAACCCTGATGGCCAAGGCCGCCGCCCGCTACACCGATTCGGTGTTCGTGTCCGCATCGGGAAGCGAGTTTGTGGAAATGTACGTGGGAGTCGGAGCGCAGCGCATCCGGCAGCTCTTTCGGGAGGCCCGCAGGCGGGCGAAAAGGAGCGGAAAAAAGAGCGGAGTGGTTTTCATCGACGAAATCGACGCCATCGGGGGAAAGCGCGAAGGAGGCACCCAGCACCGGGAATACGACCAGACCCTGAACCAGCTCTTGACGGAGATGGACGGCATCTCCTCGGACCAGGAAATCCAGCTTCTGGTGATCGCCGCCACCAACCGCAAGGAGCTCCTGGATCCGGCGCTGCTGCGTCCCGGGCGCTTTGACCGGCATATCGAGGTGGACCTGCCGGACAAGCGGGCCCGAAAACAGATTCTTCAGCTGCACATGCGGAACAAGCCCCTGGATGAAAAGGTGGATTTGGACAAGGTTGCCGCGGAGACCTTCGGCTTTTCCGGGGCCCAATTGGAGAGCCTGGCCAATGAGGCGGCCATTTACGCCCTCCGGGACGGGGAAAAGAAAATCGGTCCCCAACACCTGTCCGCGGCCATCGACAAGGTGATGATGGGCGAGATGACCGACAGGAAGGCGACGCGGGAAGAAAGGGAGCGGGTTGCCGTTCACGAGTTGGGACACGCCATCGTGGCGGAAATCGTCCAACCCGGTTCCGTTTCCCGGGTTTCCCTGTCCCCCCGGGGCCAGGCCCTGGGATATGTGCGGCAACATCCCGGTGAAGACCGTTACCTGTATACCCGGGAAGAGATCGAAGGGCGGATCATGGTCTGCCTTGCCGGGGCCGCGGCGGAGCGGGAATTTTACGGAAACCGCAGCACCGGCGCCCAAAACGATTTCCAACAGGCTCACCGCCATGTCCGGACGCTGATCCGGACCGGTCTGTCGGATCTGGGGATCGTCGACCCGGAGCTAATGAGCAAAGAAAAAATGCACGAGGAATCCCTCCGCATTCTGAAGGAACTGGAAGAGCGGACGAGCCGCATCCTCTCCAGCCACAGGCGGGTGATGGAACAGTCCTTGGAGATTCTGCTTTCGGAAGAGGTGCTGTCCGGCGACGAATTCCGCCGGCTGCTTCGCGCGCAAACACCGGAGAAGGCCCGGATCTGA
- the panD gene encoding aspartate 1-decarboxylase produces the protein MLRTMMKAKIHRATVTEANLNYVGSVTIDEELLERVDILPGEKVQIVNNNNGARLETYVIPGPRGSRTVCLNGAAARLVQPGDKVIIIAYALMDEEEIKRHRPRIAIMGDQNEILEVIGEEVHGTAL, from the coding sequence ATGCTCCGCACGATGATGAAGGCCAAAATTCACCGGGCCACCGTGACCGAAGCCAATCTCAACTATGTGGGGAGCGTCACCATCGACGAAGAACTGCTCGAGCGGGTGGACATCCTGCCGGGTGAAAAGGTGCAAATCGTCAACAACAACAACGGGGCCCGCCTGGAAACCTACGTGATCCCCGGTCCCCGGGGCAGCCGGACCGTCTGCCTGAACGGCGCGGCGGCCCGATTGGTGCAGCCGGGCGACAAAGTGATCATCATCGCCTACGCCCTGATGGACGAGGAGGAAATCAAACGCCACCGCCCGCGGATCGCCATCATGGGCGACCAAAACGAAATTCTCGAAGTGATCGGCGAAGAGGTGCACGGAACGGCGCTCTGA
- a CDS encoding tetratricopeptide repeat protein yields the protein MFHQWTETVKRALKEIEKRYPAGSPEERKRLRERFVQIKRACDNLLEAWADIEDRIVRLVHAYPELAEEGEELEGEFELDEMVVRRFRQGQGFYRLNMFVEAEEAFREVVEEEPEFLLGRVYLALSHFQKGNTDEAYRHFQLIASTTNHDVFIAFARHMMGCVRVREGDERGAIRQFRKALSHRQNEADTWFNLGACHYRLGEYHEAIPCFYQALLLDENDEEAMWMLANCHRKLKQWDSVAYWRMLAFEKTDSLQAMETIARDYEEMGETEKALSWYRKILSRDARRIGAYQGMGWNTWVAGRGQEALAWLKKGLSLAPGDPDLLFTYAWILLEMGDVEKVEAIIRRIPVEWTDQPLWLVIRSRVFTRRTNFEEAQLAAERVIEQEKPRIRALGHYQLGRVLLEKGDAARAAGHFRKARELDAGWKEPLFYEGVCHMLEGRPEETRNCWRELVKG from the coding sequence ATGTTTCATCAGTGGACAGAAACGGTGAAGCGAGCGCTGAAGGAGATCGAAAAGCGGTATCCCGCCGGCTCGCCGGAAGAAAGGAAGAGGCTGCGGGAACGGTTTGTCCAGATCAAGCGGGCTTGCGACAACCTGCTGGAGGCCTGGGCGGACATCGAAGATCGCATCGTCCGCCTGGTCCATGCATATCCGGAATTGGCGGAGGAAGGGGAGGAGCTGGAGGGGGAATTTGAACTGGATGAGATGGTGGTGCGCCGATTTCGCCAGGGGCAGGGTTTTTACCGTTTGAACATGTTCGTCGAGGCGGAAGAAGCCTTCCGGGAGGTCGTCGAAGAAGAGCCGGAATTTCTGCTGGGACGGGTGTACCTGGCCTTGAGCCACTTCCAGAAGGGGAACACGGATGAAGCTTACCGGCACTTTCAATTGATCGCTTCCACGACGAATCACGATGTCTTCATCGCCTTCGCCCGCCACATGATGGGGTGTGTCCGCGTCCGGGAGGGGGACGAGCGGGGAGCGATCCGCCAGTTCCGGAAGGCCCTCTCCCACCGGCAGAACGAGGCGGACACCTGGTTCAATCTGGGTGCCTGCCACTACCGGCTGGGCGAGTATCACGAAGCGATTCCCTGCTTTTATCAAGCCCTATTGTTGGATGAGAACGACGAGGAAGCGATGTGGATGCTGGCCAATTGCCATCGGAAATTGAAGCAGTGGGACAGCGTCGCCTACTGGCGGATGCTGGCCTTTGAAAAGACCGACAGCCTGCAGGCGATGGAAACCATCGCCCGGGATTACGAAGAGATGGGGGAGACGGAAAAGGCCCTCTCCTGGTATCGAAAAATCCTCAGCCGGGATGCGCGGCGGATCGGTGCTTATCAGGGAATGGGCTGGAATACCTGGGTCGCCGGAAGGGGGCAGGAAGCCCTGGCCTGGCTGAAAAAGGGGTTGTCCCTGGCGCCCGGGGATCCGGACCTCCTGTTCACCTATGCCTGGATTTTGCTGGAGATGGGGGATGTCGAAAAGGTGGAGGCGATCATCCGCCGCATTCCCGTGGAATGGACGGACCAGCCCCTGTGGCTGGTGATCCGCTCCCGGGTGTTCACCCGCCGGACCAACTTCGAAGAGGCGCAGCTGGCGGCGGAGCGGGTGATCGAACAGGAAAAACCCCGGATTCGGGCGCTGGGGCATTATCAGCTGGGCCGGGTGTTGCTGGAGAAGGGGGATGCGGCGCGGGCGGCGGGACATTTCCGAAAAGCCCGCGAACTGGACGCCGGTTGGAAAGAACCCCTTTTTTACGAAGGGGTATGTCACATGCTGGAAGGGCGTCCCGAAGAGACCCGCAACTGCTGGCGGGAATTGGTCAAAGGGTGA
- a CDS encoding Ku protein, with protein MIGLHTIWKGSISFGLVNIPVRMYAATDEKQVSFRHLHRPCKTPIRYARTCPTCNKEVPWDEVVKGYEYADGRFVLMEKEELESILPDNRRTIEILDFVDLKEIDPIYFDRSYYLGPGDTGERAYALLREAIESTGKIGVAQLTIRSKQSLAVVRSYRRALVMETIFYPDEVRSADRVPGLPEEAELPAKELEMARQLIENLSTSFDPQKYKDHYRESLEAVIDKKIRGEEIVEAPESRPEKVVDLMEALKASLEATQPKGKGKRKKRTTG; from the coding sequence GTGATCGGGTTGCACACCATATGGAAGGGATCGATCAGCTTCGGACTGGTGAACATTCCGGTGCGCATGTACGCGGCGACGGACGAAAAACAGGTCTCGTTCCGCCATCTCCACCGGCCGTGCAAAACGCCGATCCGTTATGCCCGCACCTGCCCCACATGCAACAAGGAGGTTCCCTGGGACGAGGTGGTCAAGGGATACGAATACGCCGACGGGCGGTTCGTCCTGATGGAAAAGGAGGAACTGGAGTCGATCCTCCCGGACAATCGCCGCACCATCGAAATCCTGGATTTCGTGGACCTCAAGGAGATCGACCCGATCTATTTCGACCGGTCCTACTATCTCGGCCCCGGGGATACCGGGGAGAGGGCCTACGCCCTCCTGCGGGAAGCGATTGAATCGACGGGAAAGATCGGCGTCGCTCAACTGACGATCCGGTCCAAACAGTCGCTGGCGGTGGTCCGCTCCTACCGGCGCGCGCTGGTGATGGAGACCATTTTTTACCCCGACGAGGTGCGGAGCGCCGACCGGGTGCCCGGCTTGCCGGAGGAGGCGGAACTGCCGGCGAAGGAACTGGAAATGGCCCGTCAATTGATCGAGAACTTGTCCACTTCCTTTGATCCGCAAAAATATAAGGACCATTATCGCGAATCCCTCGAGGCGGTCATCGACAAGAAGATTCGCGGGGAGGAGATCGTGGAAGCGCCCGAATCCCGCCCGGAGAAGGTGGTCGATCTGATGGAAGCCCTCAAGGCCAGCCTGGAAGCGACCCAGCCCAAGGGAAAAGGGAAGCGGAAGAAGAGGACGACGGGATGA
- the panB gene encoding 3-methyl-2-oxobutanoate hydroxymethyltransferase has product MGKSSKVTTRTLSRMKQKGEPIAMLTAYDYPSAKLAEAAGVDVILVGDSLGMVVLGYDSTVPVTLDDMTHHTKAVVRGAERAMVVADLPFLTAHLGKEEVLRAAGRLMQEGGAQGVKMEGGEAIVDAVRACTAAGIPVMGHLGLTPQSVHQLGGYRIQGKDAEMARRILREARMLEEAGIFALVLECVPEELAREITGAVSVPTIGIGAGRHCDGQVLVYHDVLQMASDIRPSFVKTYAEVGKQIVDALRRYVEDVRERRFPEEEHVFHSPEVQAALYGGRGGENG; this is encoded by the coding sequence ATGGGCAAATCTTCAAAGGTGACGACGCGTACCCTTTCCCGGATGAAGCAAAAGGGAGAGCCCATCGCCATGCTGACGGCCTATGATTACCCGTCGGCCAAGCTGGCGGAGGCGGCCGGCGTCGATGTGATTCTGGTCGGGGATTCCCTCGGCATGGTCGTTTTGGGCTACGACTCGACCGTCCCCGTCACCCTGGACGACATGACCCATCACACCAAGGCGGTGGTGCGGGGAGCCGAGCGGGCCATGGTGGTGGCCGATCTTCCTTTCCTGACGGCCCATCTGGGAAAGGAGGAGGTTCTTCGGGCCGCCGGCCGCCTGATGCAGGAGGGCGGTGCCCAGGGAGTGAAAATGGAGGGCGGCGAGGCGATCGTTGACGCGGTGCGGGCCTGCACCGCCGCCGGCATTCCGGTGATGGGGCATCTGGGCCTTACGCCCCAGTCGGTGCACCAGCTTGGGGGATACCGGATTCAGGGGAAGGATGCGGAGATGGCCCGGCGCATCCTCCGGGAGGCCCGGATGCTGGAGGAGGCGGGCATCTTCGCCCTGGTGCTGGAATGCGTTCCGGAGGAACTGGCCCGGGAAATCACCGGGGCGGTCAGCGTCCCCACCATCGGAATCGGGGCGGGCCGCCATTGCGACGGACAGGTGCTCGTCTATCACGACGTGTTGCAGATGGCCAGCGACATCCGGCCTTCTTTCGTCAAGACCTACGCCGAGGTGGGCAAGCAGATCGTGGATGCCCTTCGCCGCTATGTGGAGGATGTCCGCGAAAGGCGCTTTCCGGAGGAGGAGCACGTTTTTCACTCTCCCGAGGTGCAGGCGGCCCTGTACGGCGGCAGGGGGGGAGAAAACGGATGA
- a CDS encoding CCA tRNA nucleotidyltransferase, with the protein MDPCQAALSIVKELREAGFQAYLVGGCVRDRLLGKEPEDYDVCTDARPDQVEALFPRTIATGIRHGTVTVIAAGHPVEVTTFRVEGAYRDGRRPDHVRFVGRVEEDLARRDFTINAMAQDPEGAIIDPFGGRRDLERRVIRTVGAAEDRFREDALRMVRAVRLAAQLEFSLHPETEAAIRRMAPDLARLSVERVTQELEKVWKARRPSRAVASLFRLGMMKHLPPFHRWDLPSFPRPPALDALDGAASRRMRWALLLHLCGQKPEEAAGRLKELRLPRRDAEEIGRLYRSAAAWPSSLAEEEGKRRIFRDGIGFCREALELSRRMGVIDEAARLRQVEALNRWNGEMPIRRWEELAVNGKDLIDAAGRPAGPWVGRTLRILADAVILGRLPNNHQLLIKEGVRIGRDATADPGDDD; encoded by the coding sequence ATGGATCCCTGCCAGGCCGCCCTTTCGATCGTCAAAGAGCTCCGGGAAGCCGGATTTCAGGCCTATCTGGTGGGCGGATGCGTTCGCGACCGGCTGCTGGGAAAGGAGCCGGAGGACTATGATGTCTGCACCGACGCCCGCCCGGACCAGGTTGAAGCCCTGTTTCCCCGGACGATTGCCACGGGCATCCGCCACGGGACCGTGACCGTCATCGCCGCGGGACATCCCGTCGAGGTGACCACCTTTCGCGTCGAAGGCGCCTACCGGGACGGGAGAAGGCCCGATCACGTCCGCTTTGTCGGGCGGGTGGAGGAGGATTTGGCCCGGAGGGATTTCACCATCAATGCGATGGCGCAGGATCCGGAGGGCGCCATCATCGATCCCTTCGGCGGGCGCCGGGATCTGGAGAGGCGGGTGATCCGGACGGTCGGTGCGGCGGAAGACCGCTTTCGGGAAGACGCCCTCCGGATGGTGCGGGCGGTCCGTTTGGCGGCGCAGCTCGAATTTTCCCTCCATCCGGAGACGGAAGCGGCCATCCGGCGCATGGCTCCCGACCTGGCCCGGCTGTCGGTGGAACGAGTCACCCAGGAGCTGGAAAAAGTATGGAAGGCCCGCCGGCCGTCCCGGGCCGTCGCCTCTCTGTTCCGGCTGGGAATGATGAAACATCTCCCCCCCTTCCACCGCTGGGACCTGCCCTCCTTCCCCCGTCCGCCCGCCCTGGACGCCCTGGACGGGGCCGCATCCCGCCGGATGCGCTGGGCGCTTTTGCTCCATCTGTGCGGGCAAAAGCCGGAGGAGGCGGCCGGGCGGCTGAAGGAACTGCGTCTTCCGAGGCGGGATGCGGAGGAAATCGGCCGGTTGTATCGCTCCGCCGCCGCCTGGCCTTCCTCCCTCGCGGAGGAGGAGGGAAAGCGGAGAATCTTCCGCGACGGAATCGGGTTTTGCCGGGAGGCCCTGGAGCTGTCCCGCCGGATGGGGGTGATCGATGAGGCGGCCCGCCTGCGCCAGGTTGAGGCGCTGAACCGGTGGAACGGGGAAATGCCGATCCGCCGGTGGGAGGAACTGGCCGTGAACGGAAAAGATCTGATCGATGCGGCGGGCCGCCCTGCCGGGCCCTGGGTGGGACGCACCCTGCGGATCCTGGCGGATGCGGTCATCCTGGGAAGGCTGCCCAACAATCATCAACTGTTGATAAAGGAAGGTGTTCGGATTGGGAGGGACGCGACAGCAGATCCTGGCGATGATGATTGA
- a CDS encoding amidohydrolase, with amino-acid sequence MKEGEKPLADAALAVEDDRIAYVGPVPSETDGYDEVVNMAGRAILPGFVNTHGHAAMSLLRGYADDDPLKTWLEEKIWPMEARFGPEQVRWGSALSVLEMIKGGTTCFLDMYDHMDQVGQVVEEAGIRAVLCRGAIGLCSEEERRAKLEEAVRFAREWNGAAQGRITTMMAPHAPYTCPPDYIARFVDKARELGLPLHTHMSETEAEVRQNVEQYGLRPVEHLRRLGVFDGPALVAHAVHLTPEEIAILAECGVKVSHNPGSNLKLGSGIAPIPQMLEAGIRPALGTDGPASNNNLDMLEEIRLAALIHKGVHRDPQAVPAPVALRMGTLYGAEALFLEDRIGTLEPGKKADFITIDLTGPHMQPLHDVESHLVYSASRDDVLDVYVDGRPLLRNRQCLTLDEEKIRYHAQKAFDAIRP; translated from the coding sequence ATGAAGGAGGGGGAGAAGCCCCTGGCGGATGCGGCGCTGGCCGTGGAGGACGACCGGATCGCCTATGTCGGACCGGTGCCGTCGGAGACCGACGGGTACGATGAAGTGGTGAACATGGCCGGGAGGGCGATTTTGCCGGGGTTTGTGAATACCCACGGACACGCGGCCATGTCCCTGCTCAGGGGATATGCCGACGACGATCCGCTGAAAACCTGGCTGGAAGAAAAAATTTGGCCGATGGAAGCCCGTTTCGGCCCCGAACAGGTCCGTTGGGGATCGGCCCTGTCCGTGCTGGAGATGATCAAGGGCGGGACCACCTGCTTCCTGGACATGTATGACCACATGGATCAGGTGGGACAAGTGGTGGAGGAGGCGGGAATCCGCGCCGTTTTGTGCCGGGGAGCCATCGGCCTTTGTTCCGAGGAGGAACGTCGGGCCAAGCTGGAAGAGGCGGTCCGGTTCGCCCGCGAGTGGAACGGGGCGGCGCAGGGAAGGATCACAACGATGATGGCCCCCCACGCCCCCTACACCTGTCCCCCCGACTACATCGCCCGGTTTGTGGACAAGGCCCGGGAGTTGGGGCTTCCCCTTCACACCCACATGTCGGAGACGGAGGCGGAAGTCCGGCAAAATGTGGAGCAGTACGGCCTCCGTCCCGTGGAACACCTGCGCCGGCTGGGCGTCTTCGACGGACCGGCCCTGGTGGCCCACGCGGTTCACCTGACGCCGGAAGAGATCGCGATTCTGGCGGAATGCGGGGTGAAAGTCTCCCACAACCCGGGGAGCAATCTGAAATTGGGCAGCGGCATCGCCCCCATCCCGCAGATGCTCGAAGCGGGCATTCGCCCCGCGCTGGGCACGGACGGCCCGGCGAGCAACAATAATCTGGACATGTTGGAGGAGATCCGGCTGGCGGCCCTCATCCACAAGGGCGTCCATCGGGATCCCCAGGCCGTGCCCGCTCCCGTCGCCCTCCGGATGGGAACGTTGTACGGAGCCGAAGCCCTGTTCCTGGAGGATCGGATCGGGACCCTGGAACCGGGCAAAAAGGCGGACTTCATCACGATCGATCTGACGGGGCCCCACATGCAGCCCCTGCACGACGTTGAATCCCACCTGGTCTATTCCGCCTCCCGGGATGACGTGCTGGATGTGTATGTGGACGGGCGCCCCCTTCTCCGGAACCGGCAATGCCTCACCCTGGACGAGGAGAAGATCCGGTATCACGCGCAAAAAGCCTTTGACGCGATCCGTCCCTGA
- a CDS encoding biotin--[acetyl-CoA-carboxylase] ligase has protein sequence MGGTRQQILAMMIEKGDGYVSGEEISRKLGLSRTAVWKHIEELRREGYQIEARQRSGYRLVFRPDRILQEEIACHLSTRSFGRVLRTLKTVDSTQKVAHQWAREGAPEGAAVIAEEQTAGRGRLGRSWHSPPGSGIWMSLILRPPIPIARAPQLTLMASVGIARALIDMTHLPVRIKWPNDLLIRDKKVCGILTELRGEQDRVHYAVLGAGINVNIDGEAWPPDLKGKVTSLSAEAGRAFRRSPLIAAMLKELEAIYEKYLEQGFSAVHKEWERLSGILGRPVKVRNASGEVSGIARGLNGDGALLLDTEEGLIPIYSAEIIEGCQSRSF, from the coding sequence TTGGGAGGGACGCGACAGCAGATCCTGGCGATGATGATTGAAAAAGGGGACGGTTATGTATCCGGGGAAGAGATCAGCCGGAAGCTCGGCCTCAGCCGGACCGCCGTCTGGAAGCACATCGAGGAACTGCGGCGGGAGGGGTATCAGATCGAGGCCCGCCAGAGAAGCGGATACAGACTGGTTTTCCGGCCGGACCGCATACTGCAAGAGGAAATCGCCTGTCATCTTTCCACCCGCTCTTTCGGGCGCGTCCTTCGCACCCTGAAGACCGTCGATTCCACGCAAAAGGTCGCTCACCAGTGGGCCCGGGAGGGTGCCCCCGAGGGGGCGGCGGTCATCGCCGAAGAGCAGACGGCCGGGCGGGGACGGCTGGGCCGGTCCTGGCATTCTCCGCCGGGTTCGGGCATCTGGATGAGCCTCATTCTCCGCCCTCCCATTCCGATCGCCCGCGCTCCCCAGCTGACGCTGATGGCGTCGGTCGGGATCGCCCGCGCCCTCATCGACATGACCCATCTTCCGGTTCGGATCAAATGGCCGAACGATTTGCTGATCCGGGACAAAAAAGTGTGCGGCATCCTGACGGAACTCCGCGGGGAGCAGGACCGGGTCCACTATGCGGTGCTCGGCGCGGGGATCAACGTGAACATCGACGGGGAGGCGTGGCCGCCGGACCTTAAGGGAAAGGTGACTTCCCTGTCGGCGGAGGCGGGACGGGCCTTTCGGCGTTCTCCCTTGATCGCCGCCATGTTGAAGGAACTGGAAGCCATTTATGAAAAGTACCTGGAGCAGGGCTTTTCGGCAGTCCACAAGGAGTGGGAACGGCTGTCGGGAATCCTCGGCCGCCCCGTCAAGGTCCGGAACGCAAGCGGAGAAGTGTCGGGGATCGCCCGGGGCCTGAACGGGGACGGCGCTTTGCTCCTGGATACGGAAGAAGGCCTCATCCCGATCTACTCGGCGGAAATCATCGAAGGTTGCCAATCCCGATCTTTTTGA
- the ligD gene encoding non-homologous end-joining DNA ligase — MASRRMVSVEGKEIAISNPEKMLYPAAGITKWDYVLHLARLAPFLLAHSRRRLLTTIRYPHGVGDTFFYQKNVPPNAPDWIATVREGQVTYVLLENTPTLIWLANLACLEFHLSFHYADDPDHPPELVFDLDPSVEGFDRVMEAALLTREVLNQLELDAWVKTSGATGLQLYIPIQGRLSFEQTRRVSRFIARYLEEKHPRLITLERLKKNRGDKVYFDYLQHWRGKSLIAPYSPRARARATVSTPLRWSELKPGLVPEKFTLPTIHRRLDETGDLFQPLLSRENRFDLTPILDFVERKRK, encoded by the coding sequence GTGGCGTCCCGGCGAATGGTGTCGGTGGAGGGAAAAGAGATCGCAATTTCCAATCCGGAAAAGATGTTGTACCCGGCGGCGGGAATCACCAAATGGGATTATGTGCTGCACCTTGCCCGACTGGCCCCTTTTCTGCTGGCCCACTCCCGGCGTCGGTTGCTGACCACCATCCGGTATCCGCACGGCGTCGGCGACACCTTTTTTTATCAGAAAAACGTCCCTCCCAATGCCCCCGATTGGATTGCCACGGTCCGGGAGGGACAAGTCACGTACGTTCTTTTGGAGAACACGCCCACTTTGATTTGGCTGGCCAATCTGGCCTGCCTGGAGTTTCACCTTTCCTTCCACTACGCGGATGACCCCGATCACCCGCCGGAGCTGGTTTTCGATCTGGACCCCTCCGTGGAGGGGTTTGACCGGGTGATGGAGGCGGCCCTTCTGACCCGGGAGGTGCTGAACCAACTGGAGCTGGATGCCTGGGTGAAGACCTCCGGGGCGACCGGGCTGCAGCTGTATATCCCCATCCAGGGGAGGCTCTCGTTTGAACAGACGCGCCGGGTGAGCCGGTTCATCGCCCGATACCTGGAGGAAAAACACCCGCGGCTCATCACGCTGGAACGGCTCAAAAAGAACCGCGGCGACAAAGTGTATTTCGACTATCTGCAGCACTGGAGGGGCAAATCCCTGATCGCCCCTTACTCGCCCCGGGCCAGGGCGCGGGCGACGGTTTCCACCCCCCTGAGGTGGTCGGAGCTGAAGCCGGGGCTTGTCCCGGAAAAGTTCACCCTTCCGACGATTCACCGCCGCCTGGACGAGACGGGAGATCTGTTTCAGCCCCTCTTGTCCCGGGAAAACCGCTTTGATTTGACTCCAATCCTGGATTTTGTGGAGAGGAAGCGGAAGTGA
- the panC gene encoding pantoate--beta-alanine ligase codes for MKTVTTVKDLRAFLRPLRDRRIGLVPTMGYLHEGHVSLIRKAREECDVVVLSVFVNPLQFGPGEDYERYPRDLERDAKIAEQAGVDFLFAPSVEEMYPQTPLTKVTVSRLTDRLCGASRPGHFDGVATVVTKLFHIVEPDRAYFGMKDAQQVAVVEQMVRDLHFPVTVVPCPTVREKDGLAVSSRNVYLSEEERKQATVLSAGLREVAEKVKRGEMTRASQAIEYLKRRISSKPLARIDYVDVLAYPELTPVEELKGRRVIVAVAVRFGSTRLIDNTILDEKEETPCSAR; via the coding sequence ATGAAAACCGTGACGACCGTCAAGGATTTGCGCGCTTTCCTGCGCCCCCTGCGGGACCGGCGGATCGGCCTGGTTCCCACCATGGGATACCTGCATGAGGGGCATGTTTCCCTGATCCGGAAAGCCCGGGAAGAATGCGATGTCGTGGTGCTTTCCGTCTTTGTCAATCCCCTCCAGTTCGGCCCCGGGGAGGATTATGAGCGATACCCCCGGGATCTGGAGCGGGATGCCAAGATCGCCGAACAGGCGGGCGTCGATTTTCTCTTCGCCCCGTCCGTGGAAGAGATGTATCCCCAAACGCCCCTCACCAAAGTGACCGTTTCGCGGCTGACCGACCGGCTGTGCGGCGCTTCCCGTCCCGGTCACTTCGACGGCGTGGCCACGGTGGTGACCAAGTTGTTCCACATCGTCGAGCCGGACCGCGCCTATTTCGGGATGAAGGATGCCCAGCAGGTGGCCGTGGTGGAACAAATGGTCCGGGACCTCCATTTTCCGGTCACGGTGGTTCCCTGTCCCACGGTGCGGGAAAAGGACGGATTGGCCGTCAGTTCCCGAAATGTTTATCTGTCCGAGGAGGAGCGGAAGCAGGCGACGGTTTTGTCCGCGGGCCTGCGCGAAGTGGCCGAAAAGGTGAAACGGGGGGAAATGACCCGGGCCAGCCAAGCGATCGAATACCTGAAGCGGAGGATTTCCTCCAAACCCCTGGCCCGGATCGACTATGTGGACGTGCTCGCCTATCCCGAACTGACTCCGGTGGAGGAACTCAAGGGGCGGCGGGTGATCGTCGCCGTCGCCGTCCGATTCGGCTCCACCCGCCTGATCGACAACACCATCCTGGACGAAAAGGAGGAAACTCCATGCTCCGCACGATGA